A DNA window from Maribellus comscasis contains the following coding sequences:
- a CDS encoding DUF4386 domain-containing protein, which produces MKSYKKTARYTGTLFLTAMAASLIGGSLLETTQENSTPIVLIAGVTLEIVNALAVLGIGVLLFPVLKTIHPGAAKSYLGLRMLESLACTAAPLSLAFGANNSDLRIIFTGILIPLFFCSGALVLYWVLYKYHLLPRFISIWGFIGVTGIVVLNTFSIQTNLGMILAFPIILNEIFLGVWLITKGFKPKNQLYHIT; this is translated from the coding sequence ATGAAATCATATAAAAAAACAGCACGATATACAGGAACATTGTTTCTGACAGCAATGGCAGCCAGCCTGATTGGGGGCAGTTTGCTTGAAACGACGCAGGAAAATTCAACCCCGATTGTCCTGATCGCGGGTGTTACACTGGAAATTGTAAATGCATTAGCTGTGCTCGGAATTGGAGTGCTTCTGTTTCCGGTATTAAAAACCATTCATCCCGGCGCTGCCAAATCTTATTTGGGATTACGAATGCTGGAATCGCTGGCCTGTACAGCAGCTCCACTTTCGCTGGCTTTTGGTGCAAACAACAGTGATTTGCGCATAATTTTTACCGGAATATTAATACCTCTGTTTTTTTGCAGCGGCGCTCTGGTCTTATACTGGGTGCTGTATAAATACCATCTCCTCCCGCGATTTATATCAATCTGGGGTTTTATTGGAGTAACCGGTATCGTTGTGCTTAATACCTTCAGCATTCAAACCAATTTGGGAATGATTTTGGCGTTTCCAATTATCCTGAACGAAATATTCCTGGGTGTTTGGCTGATTACAAAAGGATTTAAACCCAAAAACCAATTGTATCATATTACTTAA
- a CDS encoding NAD(P)-dependent alcohol dehydrogenase, with amino-acid sequence MKAIVCLKYGAPEVLQMTEVEKPVPKKNEVLIKIFATTVNGADTRIRGAVFPSVFNFPVKMAMGFKGPRKNILGVELAGEIESIGENVSRFKQGDQIFASTGASFGAYAEYICLSEKAVMTIKPSNMTFEEAAAVPHCALAALHFLKKGDIQKGSKVLIHGASGGIGTFAVQLAKSMEAEVTGVCSTSNLDLVKSIGADKVIDYIKDDLPKKGDNYDVIFDTVGKGPIISHINALKEKGIYLSAVHLELPRIIKGLKTSLTSSKKVIGGSAPYTAENLELLKNLIETGKLKTVIDKKYTFDQIVEAHRYVDAGHKKGHVTVSVTDKNE; translated from the coding sequence ATGAAAGCAATAGTTTGTTTAAAATACGGAGCGCCTGAAGTTCTTCAAATGACAGAAGTAGAAAAGCCGGTTCCTAAAAAAAATGAAGTACTTATAAAAATATTTGCAACCACAGTAAACGGTGCCGACACACGAATTCGAGGTGCTGTGTTTCCCTCCGTTTTTAACTTCCCGGTAAAAATGGCCATGGGATTTAAAGGCCCGCGAAAAAATATTCTTGGTGTTGAACTGGCCGGAGAAATTGAATCGATTGGAGAAAATGTTAGCCGGTTTAAACAAGGCGATCAGATTTTTGCATCAACCGGTGCCTCTTTTGGTGCTTATGCAGAATACATTTGTTTGTCAGAAAAGGCGGTGATGACAATTAAGCCGTCGAACATGACTTTTGAAGAAGCGGCGGCAGTTCCGCATTGTGCACTCGCCGCCTTACATTTTCTGAAAAAAGGAGATATACAAAAAGGAAGCAAGGTTTTAATTCATGGAGCTTCCGGCGGGATCGGAACATTTGCAGTTCAACTTGCAAAATCAATGGAGGCCGAAGTAACCGGAGTTTGCAGTACTTCAAATCTGGATTTGGTGAAATCGATAGGAGCCGACAAAGTAATCGACTATATCAAAGATGATCTACCTAAAAAAGGCGATAATTACGATGTAATTTTTGACACCGTTGGCAAAGGTCCGATAATAAGCCATATAAATGCTTTAAAAGAAAAAGGTATTTACCTTTCGGCTGTACATCTCGAGCTTCCAAGGATTATTAAAGGTTTAAAAACGTCCTTAACAAGTTCAAAAAAAGTAATTGGAGGATCTGCTCCTTATACCGCCGAAAATCTGGAGCTCCTGAAAAATCTTATTGAGACAGGTAAGCTTAAAACGGTAATTGACAAAAAATACACGTTTGACCAGATTGTCGAAGCACACCGATATGTGGATGCCGGCCATAAAAAGGGACATGTAACAGTGAGTGTAACAGACAAGAACGAATAA
- a CDS encoding serine hydrolase domain-containing protein: MKLLTIKITVLAVILFMLTDVSYDTVFRNTDYLYRVPELKNDGLKIGTSEEAEIDSRYLADAVKAIKKGKYKEIHSILIFKNNKLVLEEYFQGHTYQWDAPGHKGKWVRWNSEMPHALQSVSKSFASICIGIALEQGFIESVEQSIFDFLPDYQQYKDNGKEYITIEHLLTMTSGFAWDEWSSPLSSVQNDAIGIYFSDKNPIEFVLQRPLVAAPGTHFIYSGGDMQLLAEILKNATGMNIDKFSAKYLFEPLGIESFDWWLKYRTGEISTAGGLKLTPRDMIKIGALFLNEGVWDGKRILSGEWVEKSSMPFNNNRGINIPGEDLGKVGYAYTWWTKQNSTSGRMYFALGWGGQKIIVMPEINSIVVFTGANYQSKVKQHKILKKYILPAIS, translated from the coding sequence ATGAAACTACTGACAATAAAAATAACGGTACTGGCAGTCATCCTTTTTATGTTAACTGATGTAAGCTATGACACCGTATTCAGAAATACTGACTATCTCTATCGTGTTCCGGAATTAAAAAACGACGGACTAAAAATCGGCACTTCCGAGGAAGCTGAAATCGATAGCAGATATTTGGCTGACGCTGTAAAAGCCATTAAAAAAGGAAAATACAAGGAAATTCATTCTATTTTGATATTCAAAAACAACAAACTGGTTCTTGAAGAATATTTTCAGGGTCACACCTACCAGTGGGACGCGCCAGGCCATAAAGGGAAATGGGTTAGATGGAACAGTGAAATGCCACACGCACTGCAATCCGTCAGTAAAAGCTTTGCTTCAATATGTATTGGAATCGCATTAGAACAAGGCTTTATTGAGAGCGTTGAACAATCCATATTTGATTTTCTGCCGGATTACCAGCAATATAAAGACAATGGCAAAGAATATATTACTATTGAACATCTGCTAACAATGACCTCTGGCTTTGCCTGGGATGAATGGAGCTCTCCCTTGAGCAGTGTTCAAAACGACGCCATCGGAATCTATTTTTCGGATAAAAACCCGATTGAGTTTGTTTTACAACGTCCATTGGTTGCTGCACCCGGAACACATTTTATTTATTCGGGAGGTGATATGCAACTACTCGCCGAAATTCTCAAAAATGCCACAGGAATGAATATCGATAAATTTTCCGCAAAGTACTTATTTGAACCGCTGGGAATTGAATCATTTGACTGGTGGTTGAAATACAGGACAGGTGAAATAAGTACAGCGGGAGGTTTAAAACTTACACCCAGAGATATGATAAAAATCGGAGCCCTGTTTTTAAACGAAGGCGTCTGGGATGGTAAACGAATACTTTCCGGCGAATGGGTAGAAAAAAGCAGCATGCCGTTTAATAATAACCGGGGGATTAACATCCCTGGCGAAGACCTGGGAAAAGTTGGATATGCTTATACCTGGTGGACAAAACAAAATTCAACGTCAGGACGCATGTACTTTGCACTTGGCTGGGGTGGACAAAAAATTATTGTAATGCCGGAAATCAATTCTATTGTTGTCTTTACCGGCGCAAATTACCAATCGAAGGTGAAGCAGCATAAAATTCTCAAAAAATACATATTGCCAGCAATTAGTTAA
- a CDS encoding carboxypeptidase-like regulatory domain-containing protein: MYKPKKILKKSITISFLSIIGFILFFTTMSFNSLLQNNFENILLKLQNYLTGYNEDVLYLHTNGDIFEPGDTIWFKAYNFKSGSLVPSLPENLLNVGLYKRETKTESIVTGKFRVEKGTSFGQLNLSDTLSGGSYFLIAGTNSSSTNSVENVFVKKIKIKNPARETVDIKIQIPDSVYSEGNKIEEKLEVFGDNGFRLGRVKIQLQLKQDEHILNEKTINSGESGVANFEMILPGELENKAVHICAQIGQPGLTGELNVHVPVKSLPPAIRFFPEGGDLIEDFNSVVAFEATDVAGNPFDFKGILTDSEGEIISEVTTTALGMGSVNIQSKKNTNLFLKIQEPRGYDKSYKLPEAKEKGYSLQILENNPERISMKVESNSCESTDLISVLLLLRDSIWFETTKPLKDLQTLSIPVKEMPLGVGKITVFDQNGIPQAERLLFVNLDKKPEIQAESLKEIYERKEKVKINLSLKNSMGEPLSGVFSASVIPINSERDEIWAENIMTALLLSNELKGEIPARGIYFSEHKDSEKLLDLLMLTHGWRRFTWENILDNNQQEFNNSVGLSGLVTTRKGKPVKNGEVTLMNMNKFSAIATKTDNQGRFEFNKSEFTGILDDTKLVLTATNSQGRKNVFVTIDDFVNVEKLKELNRISNRLYSSAGNSFTTGEEDLSSGQNHSPGSLYASDTTKRNIWVEEVDVKAKIPTVIPVETYEKEHQSYILEDKDIHINFGYNPKTGILQLIKQVAGHFDTAAGGKILFRGYNSIYDQNMQGAVFVVNGRVAGFSYEDVDYLNSSDIETIKVTKSSAAGLRYTPYGTGGLIEITLKGFKPDESAPSPEADPNIVHIPGYTKVREFYSPVYKNQKQKDEAIDLRKTLYWNPNISISDLGNATIQYFNSDVPGEYLLKIEGIGKSGIPFYTIKTYTVKNN; this comes from the coding sequence ATGTATAAACCAAAAAAAATACTTAAAAAATCGATCACAATTAGTTTCTTATCAATTATAGGATTTATTCTTTTTTTTACGACGATGTCTTTCAACTCCCTTCTCCAAAATAATTTTGAAAACATACTTTTAAAACTTCAGAATTATTTAACCGGGTACAATGAAGACGTATTGTATTTGCACACAAATGGAGACATATTTGAGCCGGGTGATACCATTTGGTTTAAAGCATACAATTTTAAATCCGGTTCTCTGGTCCCTTCATTACCAGAAAATCTTCTGAATGTTGGCCTTTATAAAAGAGAAACCAAAACAGAGTCAATCGTTACAGGAAAGTTTAGGGTTGAAAAAGGCACCTCCTTTGGTCAGCTCAATCTTTCCGATACATTATCAGGCGGAAGCTATTTTTTAATTGCGGGAACAAATTCCAGTTCCACAAATTCAGTTGAGAATGTTTTTGTGAAAAAAATTAAAATTAAAAATCCGGCCAGAGAAACTGTTGATATCAAAATCCAAATACCTGATTCCGTTTATTCTGAAGGAAATAAAATTGAAGAAAAACTGGAAGTATTTGGAGATAATGGTTTCAGGCTCGGACGAGTTAAAATTCAGCTTCAGCTAAAACAGGACGAACACATCTTAAATGAAAAAACAATTAACTCAGGCGAGAGCGGAGTGGCAAATTTTGAAATGATACTTCCCGGGGAATTGGAAAACAAAGCGGTGCATATCTGTGCACAAATCGGGCAACCAGGATTAACGGGTGAACTCAATGTTCATGTTCCTGTAAAATCGCTTCCGCCTGCTATCCGGTTTTTCCCTGAGGGAGGAGATCTTATCGAAGATTTTAACTCAGTCGTAGCATTTGAAGCGACTGACGTTGCGGGAAATCCTTTCGATTTTAAAGGGATTCTCACGGATTCAGAAGGAGAAATAATTTCAGAAGTTACCACAACCGCGCTGGGAATGGGAAGTGTAAACATTCAATCGAAAAAGAATACAAACTTGTTTTTAAAAATCCAGGAGCCAAGGGGTTACGATAAAAGTTACAAACTCCCGGAAGCAAAAGAGAAAGGATATTCTTTGCAAATTCTGGAGAACAATCCGGAAAGAATTTCAATGAAAGTTGAGTCAAATTCCTGTGAATCAACAGACTTAATTTCCGTACTTCTGCTTTTGAGAGACAGCATTTGGTTTGAAACAACAAAACCGCTCAAAGATTTACAAACCCTCTCAATTCCTGTAAAAGAAATGCCTTTGGGAGTAGGAAAAATTACCGTTTTTGATCAAAACGGAATTCCTCAGGCAGAGCGGCTTCTATTTGTAAACCTGGATAAAAAGCCGGAAATCCAAGCCGAATCGTTAAAAGAAATTTATGAAAGAAAAGAAAAAGTAAAAATCAATCTCAGTCTAAAAAATTCCATGGGAGAACCCTTATCTGGTGTTTTCTCCGCAAGTGTTATTCCTATCAACTCTGAGCGCGATGAAATCTGGGCTGAAAATATTATGACCGCTTTACTTTTAAGCAACGAATTAAAAGGCGAAATTCCTGCCCGGGGAATATATTTTTCTGAACACAAAGATTCTGAAAAACTCCTCGATTTACTGATGCTTACCCACGGATGGCGAAGGTTTACCTGGGAAAATATACTGGATAACAATCAACAAGAATTCAATAATTCTGTGGGTTTATCGGGGCTTGTAACAACCAGAAAAGGAAAGCCTGTTAAAAACGGCGAGGTGACCCTGATGAATATGAATAAATTTTCTGCAATCGCCACAAAAACGGATAACCAGGGACGTTTTGAATTTAACAAATCAGAATTTACCGGTATTTTGGATGATACAAAATTGGTATTAACGGCAACCAATTCGCAGGGAAGAAAAAACGTTTTCGTAACTATCGATGACTTTGTTAATGTGGAAAAATTAAAGGAATTAAACAGGATTTCAAATCGTTTATATTCTTCCGCCGGAAATAGTTTCACTACCGGCGAAGAAGACCTTTCATCCGGCCAAAATCATTCTCCCGGTAGTTTATACGCTTCGGACACAACGAAAAGAAATATTTGGGTTGAGGAAGTTGATGTAAAGGCAAAAATACCAACTGTGATTCCGGTTGAAACCTATGAAAAGGAACATCAAAGCTATATATTGGAAGATAAAGACATTCATATCAATTTTGGATACAATCCAAAAACAGGGATTTTACAATTGATAAAACAAGTTGCCGGACATTTTGATACTGCAGCCGGAGGGAAAATCCTTTTTCGCGGATACAATTCTATTTACGACCAAAACATGCAGGGCGCTGTTTTTGTGGTTAACGGCAGAGTAGCAGGGTTCAGCTACGAAGATGTGGATTACCTGAATTCCAGTGATATTGAAACCATTAAAGTTACAAAATCTTCGGCTGCCGGATTAAGATATACGCCTTACGGAACCGGAGGGTTAATAGAAATAACCCTGAAAGGATTTAAACCGGACGAAAGCGCACCTTCACCTGAGGCAGACCCAAATATTGTCCACATTCCGGGCTATACAAAAGTCAGGGAGTTTTATTCTCCTGTTTATAAAAATCAAAAACAAAAGGACGAAGCCATTGATTTGAGAAAAACACTTTACTGGAATCCAAATATCTCCATCTCCGATTTGGGAAATGCGACAATTCAATATTTTAACTCCGATGTTCCCGGAGAATATCTGTTAAAGATCGAAGGTATCGGTAAATCAGGAATACCTTTTTATACGATAAAAACATACACTGTAAAAAATAATTAA
- a CDS encoding acyltransferase family protein, with amino-acid sequence MKTRVYFLDNLRTFLILLVVILHAGMTYEQGFDAFWIVSDPAKWNPIALVRMYLDLFVMFMMFFISGYFIPGSLKNKNSWEFIKSKIKRIMLPWIIAVFTLIPAYKAIFLFARGLPQEKWFSYFHIFERTGTDLAFFANNPTQNWLWFLPVLFMFQVIYLGLAKTKILKVKVSLKTAVVLTFILGVIYSMVISEAGLKGWTHSPLLDFQNERLLVYFMSFLLGSLCYKLNAFKGTKPNYKIYIASNVTLTISLGVFTLFAINLFYNLIEPGRNHFFISNFADRLVYYASALLAMLSFLQILIHAFRFNLNKTNPVWGELSKNSYAVYIIHMVVLGVVALAMIHLPVHGGIKYVLLSGFTFLLSNMIIYSWRKTRQKSINAKTVITIMAVVFIIGTAFQKTENKPQKADEQPIRVQQPVNQPQMSLHAAVITGNMEMVNYHIKAGSDVNKKEAAGGSSPLITACVFGQTEAALALIKAGADVNQTNNDGSTALHTAAFFCRTEVIEVLLANGVDKSIKNNAGSTAAESVTVPFETVKPIYDYFSKVYEPLGLTLDYEKLKATRPVIAEMLK; translated from the coding sequence ATGAAAACACGAGTTTATTTTCTGGACAATCTGAGAACTTTCTTAATCCTCCTTGTAGTTATATTACACGCAGGAATGACCTACGAACAAGGATTCGATGCATTCTGGATTGTTAGTGATCCGGCAAAATGGAATCCAATTGCACTGGTGCGAATGTACCTCGACCTTTTTGTTATGTTTATGATGTTCTTTATTTCGGGTTACTTTATTCCGGGTTCATTAAAAAACAAAAATTCATGGGAATTCATAAAATCAAAAATTAAAAGAATTATGCTCCCCTGGATTATTGCTGTTTTTACTTTAATACCTGCCTACAAAGCCATATTTTTATTTGCACGCGGATTGCCACAGGAAAAATGGTTTTCCTATTTCCACATCTTTGAAAGAACCGGAACCGACCTGGCCTTTTTTGCCAACAACCCTACGCAAAACTGGTTGTGGTTTCTTCCTGTACTTTTTATGTTCCAGGTAATTTATCTTGGTTTAGCGAAAACCAAAATTCTGAAAGTTAAAGTTTCGCTAAAAACTGCTGTTGTTCTAACTTTTATTTTGGGAGTAATTTACAGTATGGTAATTTCTGAAGCCGGATTAAAAGGCTGGACCCACTCACCGCTGCTTGATTTTCAGAACGAACGTTTGCTGGTCTATTTTATGTCGTTTCTTTTAGGGTCGCTTTGCTACAAACTCAATGCTTTTAAAGGAACAAAACCGAACTACAAAATTTATATTGCTTCAAATGTAACCTTAACAATTTCGCTGGGGGTGTTCACTCTTTTTGCGATAAATCTGTTTTACAATTTAATTGAACCGGGAAGGAATCACTTTTTTATTTCAAATTTCGCCGACAGACTGGTCTATTATGCATCGGCTCTTCTCGCCATGTTGAGTTTTCTCCAGATTTTAATTCATGCTTTCCGTTTTAACCTCAATAAAACCAACCCTGTTTGGGGTGAACTCAGCAAAAATTCATACGCAGTTTATATCATTCATATGGTTGTTCTGGGAGTGGTAGCTTTGGCCATGATTCATCTTCCTGTACACGGCGGAATAAAATATGTACTGCTTTCCGGCTTTACATTCCTGCTTTCAAATATGATAATTTATTCCTGGCGTAAAACCAGACAAAAATCGATAAATGCAAAAACTGTGATTACAATAATGGCAGTTGTTTTTATTATCGGAACAGCTTTTCAAAAAACAGAAAACAAACCTCAAAAAGCAGATGAGCAACCAATCCGGGTTCAGCAACCTGTGAATCAGCCACAAATGAGTTTACATGCTGCTGTGATTACCGGGAATATGGAAATGGTAAATTATCACATCAAAGCTGGCTCCGACGTAAATAAAAAAGAAGCAGCGGGAGGCTCAAGTCCGTTAATTACAGCTTGTGTTTTTGGACAAACCGAAGCAGCACTGGCTTTAATTAAAGCAGGTGCCGATGTAAATCAAACCAACAACGATGGCTCAACTGCACTTCATACTGCTGCGTTTTTTTGCCGGACTGAGGTAATTGAAGTTTTGCTGGCAAACGGAGTTGACAAATCCATAAAAAACAATGCCGGCTCAACTGCCGCCGAATCAGTCACCGTTCCCTTTGAAACCGTAAAACCCATCTATGACTACTTCTCTAAAGTGTACGAACCGCTGGGATTAACTCTTGATTATGAAAAACTTAAAGCAACCCGTCCAGTAATTGCTGAAATGCTGAAATAG